The nucleotide window CAATGGTGCTCTTGCCGGCACCAGCAGGTCCATCAATGGCAATTTGTTGTAGTTTGCTCATCACTCAAACCCCTCTTTCTTCTCTCAGCTATTATAACAAAAACCTGCAGTCAAAGAAAAGAAAAAAGGGGCATTTTGCCCCTACCAGCGCCTTTCTGCTCCACCACCGCCCGATGAGCCGCCGCCAAATCCTCCTCCGCCCCGGCGACCTCCGCCAAAAATAGCCGCATAGAAAAACAAATCCATCAACAAGCGGGTAATCCGGGCGCGGTTGAACAGTACATCCAGTAACAACAAGCCAGCGATAATATAAGCGATAGTAATGTTCTTCCTACTCTCCTTTTGCTCCGGTTCAACAGGCTGTACCAGGTTTTTTACCTGATATTCACGAGCAACTTCCTCTACCAGACGACGGTAGCCATTTTCAATACCCCGATTATAATCGCCCTGCCGGAAGTATGGCAAAACTGATTCATCTAAAATGCGTCCCGCTTTCCCGTCGGGGATGGCCCCCTCCAGCCCATAACCAACTTCGATTCTGACTTCCCTTTCATTGGGAGCGATGAGGAACAGCACGCCATTATTGTGTTCCTTACTGCCAATCCCCAGTCTTCTGAATTCTTCGACTGCTATCTGGCTGATAGGTTTACCTTCCAGAGATGGCAGAGTCATCACAACTACTTGAGCCCCAGGAGTGGCCTGTTCTAAAGCAGCTCCTAGTTGATTGATGCGCCGGGCCACCTCTGGAGATAGAATCTCAGCCCGATCCTGAACATAAATGTCCGCCGACCAGGCAGTGTTAAATATTGCGATTAGAAAAGAAAAGAGTAATATCCAAACGGGGAGTACACGGCGCCAGCTTATCCGCATGCCATTTGCCCCCTTTAACTTTTACCAGAGCCAAAATCCACTTTAGGTGCCTGCTCAGCTCCTGGCTGAGCCTGGAAAAATTCTTTGGCATTAAAGCCAAATACTCCTGCTACCAAATTGGTTGGAAAACTTTTCAGATAGGTATTGTAGGCCTGGACAGCTTTATTATAATCCTGGCGGGCCACGGCGATACGATTTTCGGTACCTGCCAGCTCATCCATTAATTGCCGGAAGTTAGCATCTGCCTTAAGGTTAGGATAATTTTCAACTACCACCAGCAAACGGCTTAATGCGCTATCCAGCTGAGCATTAGCTGTTGCTGCTTCCGCCGGTGTTCTGGCCCCGGCCAGGCGGGATCTGGCCTCAGCGATATTGCCCAGTACCTCTTTTTCATGAGCAGCATAACCTTTAACTGTTTCTACCAGATTGGGAATCAGATCTGTCCGCCGCTGCAGCTGGTTTTGCACTTGAGCCCAGCTGCTTTCCACTTGCTGTTCCATCGTTACCAGGTTATTATAAGTACTGCTCAGACTCATACCCAGAACCAGTACAATCCCCAGTATTACCAGAACAGGAATCCACACCTTTTTCATAAACAATCCCCCTTTTTAAAGTAAAATAAAGAGACCTTTACCCCTTGTGGAGCAAAGGTCTTGCTGCTAAGGCCAAAACCGGGGTCTAACCCGAGTTGACGATTCTGGCTCCCTGTAGTCAGGGCGCTACTCCCCATTTGCTAATTATATTATATTGATTTTTCTCCTCTCAGTCAAGATTGGCTCCTAATCTTTGCAAACTGGAAACAAAGTCAGGATAGGAAACTGGAATTGCTTCACAACCCGAAACAGTAGTAGTCCCATGCGCTACCAGACCAGCAATTAGCAAAGTCATTGCCATTCTATGATCATGGTAGCTTTCTACCCGGGCTCCCACTAGTTTAGCCCCACCTTCAATTATCAAGCCATCGGGCATTTCTTCGATGGTAGCTCCCAGTTTGCTCAGTTCCCGGCTTATAGCAGCCAGACGGTCCGATTCCTTGACCCTGAGCTCTGCGGCATCCCGGATTATGGTCCGACCACGGGCCACTGCTGCCGCCAGAGCCAGTACAGGAATTTCATCAATCAATCTGGGAATAAGCTCCCCTCCTATTTCTACACCCTGTAACTCCGCCGATTCTACCAGCAGGTCTGCCACCGGTTCATCGCCAAATCGGCGATAATTCATCAGTTGAATTCTGGCCCCCATTGCCTGTAAAACATCAAGAATACCGGTACGAGTAGGATTGACACCCACCTGTTTTAAATAAAGGCTGCTATTGGGAATGATACTGGCAGCTACCAGCCAGAAGGCTGCGGAAGAGATATCACCCGGTACCTGTACTGGAGCAGCCTGCAATTTCTGTCCGCCCTCAACCCAGAGCCGGTTTCCTTCCTGCCCTATTTCAACACCAAAAGTGCGTAACATTCTTTCCGTGTGATCCCGGCTGACAGCAGGCTCCTGTACCTCTGTTTTCCCTTCAGCCCGCAGCCCAGCCAGCAACAGAGCAGATTTCACCTGCGCACTGGCCACAGCGGAAAGGTGCTGACAGCCAACCAGCTTACCGCCCTGGATGGCCAGGGGAGCCAGCTTACCCTGACTTCGGCCCTGAATCCGGGCTCCCATCTTTTGTAATGGCTCAGTTACCCGGCCCATAGGTCGCCGCCGAATCGAAGCGTCTCCTGTCAGGACGCTGAAGAAATCCGTGCCGGCCAGAATGCCTAGCAGTAGCCGCATGGTAGTACCGCTATTGCCCACATCCAGTACATCAGACGGCTCTTTTAATCCCTGCCAGCCACGCCCATGAACCTTCAGGGCACCTGGTCCAGTTTCCTCGATCTCAACTCCCATCTGGCGCAAACAGGACACTGAGCTGAGACAGTCAGCCCCGGGCAAAAAGCCGCTGATTTCAACAGTGCCTTCTGTTAATGCTCCCAGCAACACTGCCCGATGGGAAATGGACTTATCTCCCGGAATCATCAACTCGCCTTTCATCCCTGCACTGGGTCCTTGAACTCGAATTTGCTCTACCATATCCTTCATCCTTATCCCATATTTTGCCGGTAAACCCTGGCTTGTTCCAGAAGCATACTCAACCGTGTCTCGTCGGTATTACTCAAGGCATCTTTAACTGTTGTTAAAAAAACCTGTAAATCATCAATAGCTGCCAGAATTTCTTCCCGATTGGTCAAAAATATATCCAGCCACATTGGCACCGGACTACCAGCAATTCTGGTCGTATCCCGTAATCCTGGCCCGGCACATCGTAATGCTTCCTGCCCCAGAGCACATACTACATTGTGCAATAATCCCCCTGCTACCAAATGGGGTAAGTGGCTTAGGCGGGCTGTGATGCGATCATGGTCCCTGGCGGTAATCAGGCGCTCTTTGGCGCCAACGGCCTGTACCATCTCCCTGACCAGCTCCAGGTGTTCCGGACCACAGTTCTCTCCTGGACAGAGAAACCAGGTTGCCCCCTGAAAAAGTCTGGCAGAAGCTGCTACTATTCCCTGTTTTTCTGAACCGGCCATGGGATGACCGCCAATCCATGCTGTTCCCCGGGGTAAGCAAGCTGCAATCTTCCGTTCCAGTTCCCCTTTAGTAGAACAAAGGTCGGTTAACACCGCGCCCCGGGCCAGGCTGGCTGCCACCGATTCCACCAGTTGTATAGCTGTTCTGACTGGCACTGCCAAGACCACCAGATCAGCAACAGCTACAACTTCGGCCAGTTCCTCCCTAATCTCAATCCCCGGTATTAACCGGGCAGCTTTTTTTCTTACTTCCGGGTCAATATCCCAACCCCTGAGCTGCCAGCTGGTATTTTGACTTAAAGCACTGGCCAATGAGCCGCCCATTAGGCCCAGTCCAATAATGGCTATCTTGCGTTCTACTGTCATCGCCTTCACCCCAGCTCTTTTCCCAGTGCTATAGCCAGTTTTCTTACTTGTTCTACCAGATGGGCAAAATTTTCCGGAGTCAGGGACTGGGGTCCGTCGGAGACAGCCTCACTCGGATTAGGATGCATTTCAATCATTAACCCATCAGCACCTGCTGCCAGTCCTGCCAGCGCCATTGGTGTTACCAGTTTCCATTTACCTGTACCATGGCTGGGATCCACCAGAATGGGCAAATGGGAAAGTTGACGAGCAAGAGCTACCGCATTCAAATCCAGGGTATTACGGGTAGAAGTCTCAAAGGTACGGATACCGCGTTCACAGAGAATAACCTGGAAGTTGCCGGCAGATAAAATATATTCCGCTGCCAGCAGCCATTCTTCAACGGTAGCACTCATCCCCCGTTTTAATATAACCGGCTTACCAGCCCTGGCTACCTCCTTCAGAAGCAGGAAGTTTTGCATATTGCGGGCTCCGATCTGCAGAATATCGGCATATTCGGCCACCAGCTCCAGAGAGCGAGGATCCACCACTTCCGTAGCCACCGGCAGGCCGGTTTCCGCTCGCGCTCGGGCCAGTAATTTTAATCCCTCTTCTTCCATGCCCTGGAAGGAGTAGGGGCTAGTACGAGGTTTATAAGCTCCCCCGCGCAAAATACTGGCTCCGGCGGCTTTGGCCAGTCGAGCTGCCGTTAAAATCTGCTCCTCCCCTTCCACCGCACAGGGGCCGGCAATAATCTGCACTTTTCCTCCGCCAATCTGGACATCCCCTACCGTTACTACCGTATCCTGGGGATGAAAATCCCGGCTGGCCAGTTTATAAGGCCGTAAAATTGGTACAACTCGTTCTACCTGGGGTAAAGCCTCCAGAGCCAGACTGGCTGCCAGTTCCCGGTCCCCGATGATGCCCAGGATGGTTCGTTCAATCCCCTGGGACAGATGCACCCTTAGTCCTGCTCGTTCGATCATTTCAATAACCTGATTTTTTTCCTGCTCTCCTGCCTGGGCAGTTAACACAACGATCATCACTACCATCCTCCCATCCTGCTATTTAGTAACAATTAGCTATTAATTACTTCCCTTAAAGCCTGGATAAAGCCTTGATTTTCCTCCGGCAATCCTACTGTGACCCGCAACCAGGTTCCCAGCCCTACATCCCGCACTATATAGCCTTTGCGCAAGAGCTGCTGAAATACTTCAGCAGCCGGACGCTCTACATTAATCAGAACAAAATTGGTATAGGAAGGTACGTATTCCAATCCCAGCTTCTCCAGGGCCGTGTAGAAAAACTGTAATCCCTGGGCATTTAACTCCCGTACCCTTTCCAGGTGGACCTGATCTGCCAGAGCTGCCCGGGCAGCCGCCTGGGCCAGAGCATTCACATTAAAAGGCGGCCTAACCCGTTCCAGGTTTTGCACGATTTCCGGTTTGGTTAAAGCATAACCCACCCGCAATCCTGCCAGTCCATAGATTTTGGAGAAGGTGCGCAAAACAATCACATCCCTGCCCTGGCGCAAATAGTCCAGGCCATCGGGATACTCTTCATTATTGACATATTCATAATAAGCTTCATCGAAAACTACCAGCACTCCTGCCGGAACCCTGGCCATAAAGGCAGCTACTTCCTCTCTGGTCACCATAGTTCCGGTGGGATTATTGGGATTGCAGAGAAAAATCATCCTGGTTTTTTCAGTAATCGCCTGAGCCATAGCGGGTAGGTCATGTCGCCAATCAGCCGTCAAAGGTATTTCAACCGGCACTCCCTCCATCATCCTGACCACAGGCTCATAGCGGGGAAATGACGGTTTGGCCATAATCACTTCATCCCCTGCTTCCACATAAGCCAGAGCCAGCAGCTGAATCAGTTCATCGGAACCATTGCCTAAAGCGATCTGTTCAATGGATACCTGCCAGTGTTTAGCCAGGGCCTCCTTCAGATAATAACCATTTCCATCCGGATATAAATTGGTTTTGCCGGCTTGATCCACCATGGCTGCAATAGCCTTTGGTGAAGGCCCGACCGGATTTTCGTTGGAAGCCAGTTTGGCGACCCGGGTAAGTCCTAGCTCCCGCTGAACTTCTTCAATTGGTTTTCCCGGCACATAGACTTTAATTTTTTCTAGAGATTTCCTTGCCTGCACCACACTCTCTTCCCCCCTCTGTAGAAATTTGGCAAAAAGGGCACCCCTGATAGGAGTGCCCGCTGATGGACGGAATGTCCCCATCTGCGTTATTGTTTTCCTCCTACCTGCCTTCCTACCAGTTCTAGTAAAATCTTTACAGTCTACCATCCTACCCAGCAACTACATTGAAACTTACTTTGCTTCATCTTACCATAATCCCATAAATTTTGTAAAGACTAAATTGCTATTTCCCGTCCAATAGCCTGCGCAATCTTCTGCAAATCCTGCATCAGTTTATGAAAGTTAGCCGGAGTGAGAGACTGAGGACCATCACAGAGAGCTTCTGCTGGATTGGGGTGAACCTCAATCAGCAAACCATCTGCTCCCGCTGCAATCGCTCCTTTAGCCATAGCCGCTACCAGCTGCCAGCGGCCGGTAGCATGGCTGGGATCTACAATTACGGGTAAATGGGAAACTTCTTTTACTACCGCAACTGCACTTAGATCCAGCGTATTGCGGGTTGCTGTCTCAAAAGTGCGGATTCCCCGTTCACAGAGGATGATCTGGTCATTCCCCTGGCTCATAATATACTCGGCAGCCAGTAACCATTCTTCAATAGTAGCTGCCAGGCCTCGTTTCAATAAGATCGGCTTCCCAATTCTACCAGCTTCTTTTAAAAGGGCGAAATTTTGCATATTCCGGCTGCCAATTTGCAAAATATCCGCATATTCAGCTACCAACTCCAGATCCCGGGTGTCCATGACCTCGGTCACTACAGGCAAACCGGTCTCCCTTCTGGTTTCAGCCAGCAACTTCAGGCCTTCTTCCATCAAGCCCTGAAAAGCATAGGGAGATGTTCTTGGTTTAAAGGCACCGCCCCTTAAAACCCTGGCCCCGCCTTCTTTAACGGCATAAGCAGCAGCCAGCAGCAGTTCCTTGCTTTCCACGGCACAGGGCCCAGCCATCACTATTATTTCCCTATCCCCGACTTTCAGTTCCTCATTTATGGTTACAACGGTGGCCTGGTCCAAATGCTGTCTTGCCACCAATTTTAATGGAGTCATTTCAACTTCCCTCCTCATCTCCCAGGGCAGCCTTTAACTCACCAATATAAGCTGTCAATTCCCTGAGGGCCCGGGGAGATGTTCCATCTTCTATTAACTTTTTCATCACAGCACTACCAATAACAACCCCATCACAATAGGGCTGAATTTTTTTTATCTGTTCAGGTTTATTAAAACCAAAACCTACAACTACAGGCAGGCCAGAATTTTCCTTGGCGGCCACAAGAAAGTCCGTTAATCTATTCGACAAATGCGTTCGAATTCCTGTAGTGCCGGTTACAGAAATGCAGTAAAGAAAGGGTTCTTTCAGTTTCCGCATCTCCTGCATCCTGGCCACCGGCGTTGTGGGTGCTGCCATAGGAATCTGGGCTAGGCCGTAGGGCTTGAGTATGGGTTCCAACCAGTGGCGTTCTTCCAGAGGAATATCTGGCACAATCACACCACCAATCCCTGCTTCTACCAGCCTTTCTCCCGCCTGGTCTAACTGTAAAAGTGGATTGGCGTAAGTCATAAGCAAGAACGGCACTGTTCTTAGCTCCACTGGTAAGTTTTTTAAACAATCCAGTACTTTTTCCGCAGTTGTTCCAGCCTGTAATGACAGTTTGGCTGCTTCCTGAATAACCGGCCCATCAGCACTGGGATCGGAAAAAGGCAGCCCCACTTCGATCAAATCAGCGCCACCTTCCAGTACAGCTGCCAGAATTTCAGGAAAGAGCTCCATGCGGGGATAACCAGCCGTGAGATAGATGATTAAATTTTTCTTAGCTCTAAGCATCTACCTCACCTCCTAGTTGCTGGAGTGTATGGACATCTTTATCGCCTCGACCGGAAAGACAAATAACCATAATTCTATCAGGTCCAAGTTCCCGGGCCAACGGCAGTGCACCTGCAATAGCATGAGCACTTTCCAGTGCGGGTAAGATTCCTTCCGTCCGACATAGCAATTCCGCAGCCTGTAATGCTTCCTGATCGGTGACTGCCAGGTAGCGGGCCCGCCCGGTTTTATGCAGAAAAGCATGTTCTGGACCTACCCCCGGGTAATCCAATCCCGCTGATACAGAATGTGCTTCCAGAATTTGACCATGAGCATCCTGTAATAAAAAGGTCCTGGCTCCATGCAAAACTCCGGGACGACCACAATTTAGTGTTGCCGCATGTTGCCCCGTAGCCAAACCTTTGCCTGCAGCTTCCACTCCATATAAGGCTACCTGAGTGTCCTGTAGAAAAGGATAAAATATGCCCATAGCATTACTGCCCCCA belongs to Carboxydocella sporoproducens DSM 16521 and includes:
- a CDS encoding TPM domain-containing protein; the protein is MRISWRRVLPVWILLFSFLIAIFNTAWSADIYVQDRAEILSPEVARRINQLGAALEQATPGAQVVVMTLPSLEGKPISQIAVEEFRRLGIGSKEHNNGVLFLIAPNEREVRIEVGYGLEGAIPDGKAGRILDESVLPYFRQGDYNRGIENGYRRLVEEVAREYQVKNLVQPVEPEQKESRKNITIAYIIAGLLLLDVLFNRARITRLLMDLFFYAAIFGGGRRGGGGFGGGSSGGGGAERRW
- a CDS encoding LemA family protein, translating into MKKVWIPVLVILGIVLVLGMSLSSTYNNLVTMEQQVESSWAQVQNQLQRRTDLIPNLVETVKGYAAHEKEVLGNIAEARSRLAGARTPAEAATANAQLDSALSRLLVVVENYPNLKADANFRQLMDELAGTENRIAVARQDYNKAVQAYNTYLKSFPTNLVAGVFGFNAKEFFQAQPGAEQAPKVDFGSGKS
- the aroA gene encoding 3-phosphoshikimate 1-carboxyvinyltransferase, with protein sequence MVEQIRVQGPSAGMKGELMIPGDKSISHRAVLLGALTEGTVEISGFLPGADCLSSVSCLRQMGVEIEETGPGALKVHGRGWQGLKEPSDVLDVGNSGTTMRLLLGILAGTDFFSVLTGDASIRRRPMGRVTEPLQKMGARIQGRSQGKLAPLAIQGGKLVGCQHLSAVASAQVKSALLLAGLRAEGKTEVQEPAVSRDHTERMLRTFGVEIGQEGNRLWVEGGQKLQAAPVQVPGDISSAAFWLVAASIIPNSSLYLKQVGVNPTRTGILDVLQAMGARIQLMNYRRFGDEPVADLLVESAELQGVEIGGELIPRLIDEIPVLALAAAVARGRTIIRDAAELRVKESDRLAAISRELSKLGATIEEMPDGLIIEGGAKLVGARVESYHDHRMAMTLLIAGLVAHGTTTVSGCEAIPVSYPDFVSSLQRLGANLD
- a CDS encoding prephenate dehydrogenase; the protein is MTVERKIAIIGLGLMGGSLASALSQNTSWQLRGWDIDPEVRKKAARLIPGIEIREELAEVVAVADLVVLAVPVRTAIQLVESVAASLARGAVLTDLCSTKGELERKIAACLPRGTAWIGGHPMAGSEKQGIVAASARLFQGATWFLCPGENCGPEHLELVREMVQAVGAKERLITARDHDRITARLSHLPHLVAGGLLHNVVCALGQEALRCAGPGLRDTTRIAGSPVPMWLDIFLTNREEILAAIDDLQVFLTTVKDALSNTDETRLSMLLEQARVYRQNMG
- the aroF gene encoding 3-deoxy-7-phosphoheptulonate synthase, which codes for MIVVLTAQAGEQEKNQVIEMIERAGLRVHLSQGIERTILGIIGDRELAASLALEALPQVERVVPILRPYKLASRDFHPQDTVVTVGDVQIGGGKVQIIAGPCAVEGEEQILTAARLAKAAGASILRGGAYKPRTSPYSFQGMEEEGLKLLARARAETGLPVATEVVDPRSLELVAEYADILQIGARNMQNFLLLKEVARAGKPVILKRGMSATVEEWLLAAEYILSAGNFQVILCERGIRTFETSTRNTLDLNAVALARQLSHLPILVDPSHGTGKWKLVTPMALAGLAAGADGLMIEMHPNPSEAVSDGPQSLTPENFAHLVEQVRKLAIALGKELG
- the hisC gene encoding histidinol-phosphate transaminase, whose amino-acid sequence is MVQARKSLEKIKVYVPGKPIEEVQRELGLTRVAKLASNENPVGPSPKAIAAMVDQAGKTNLYPDGNGYYLKEALAKHWQVSIEQIALGNGSDELIQLLALAYVEAGDEVIMAKPSFPRYEPVVRMMEGVPVEIPLTADWRHDLPAMAQAITEKTRMIFLCNPNNPTGTMVTREEVAAFMARVPAGVLVVFDEAYYEYVNNEEYPDGLDYLRQGRDVIVLRTFSKIYGLAGLRVGYALTKPEIVQNLERVRPPFNVNALAQAAARAALADQVHLERVRELNAQGLQFFYTALEKLGLEYVPSYTNFVLINVERPAAEVFQQLLRKGYIVRDVGLGTWLRVTVGLPEENQGFIQALREVINS
- the aroF gene encoding 3-deoxy-7-phosphoheptulonate synthase, encoding MTPLKLVARQHLDQATVVTINEELKVGDREIIVMAGPCAVESKELLLAAAYAVKEGGARVLRGGAFKPRTSPYAFQGLMEEGLKLLAETRRETGLPVVTEVMDTRDLELVAEYADILQIGSRNMQNFALLKEAGRIGKPILLKRGLAATIEEWLLAAEYIMSQGNDQIILCERGIRTFETATRNTLDLSAVAVVKEVSHLPVIVDPSHATGRWQLVAAMAKGAIAAGADGLLIEVHPNPAEALCDGPQSLTPANFHKLMQDLQKIAQAIGREIAI
- the trpA gene encoding tryptophan synthase subunit alpha; its protein translation is MLRAKKNLIIYLTAGYPRMELFPEILAAVLEGGADLIEVGLPFSDPSADGPVIQEAAKLSLQAGTTAEKVLDCLKNLPVELRTVPFLLMTYANPLLQLDQAGERLVEAGIGGVIVPDIPLEERHWLEPILKPYGLAQIPMAAPTTPVARMQEMRKLKEPFLYCISVTGTTGIRTHLSNRLTDFLVAAKENSGLPVVVGFGFNKPEQIKKIQPYCDGVVIGSAVMKKLIEDGTSPRALRELTAYIGELKAALGDEEGS